In Mycobacterium sp. Aquia_216, a genomic segment contains:
- a CDS encoding MSMEG_0567/sll0787 family protein produces the protein MIPFITSAQPASVDSSILTGAPGPSAPFLIHPAEAAHEFDAYRRLRHRAFVSDQGLFAGTDRDDVDDDSRAVVLVATTPTGQVLGGVRLAPATAVDLGWWTGSRLVTDPVARVAGLGSALVRAACAYAESAGVLRFEATVQQRYAPLFTGLGWRTLGECTVARRPHAWIRWPLNPIQRIATATKSFLGPALEPLRAMPGGLGPPGFIGDDGTPIPGTDLIAACDAIIPAMVERDPEWAGWCSVLANVNDLTAMGATPVGLLDAVGAPTRGLLDRVIAGLSAASAAWQVPVLGGHTQLGVPPALAVTALGRAPIPIPAGGAKHGDRIRLTVDTCGRWRPGFHGSQWDSTSVRSSGDLVAMTHTVASMRPSAAKDVSMAGVVGTLGMMAEAGRSGAELEVAAVPRPAGADMGAWLTCFPGFAMLTAGVAQPAPDLPHGVVSAECGSLTATPGVRLRWPDGVVTTALDSPVTRLGPA, from the coding sequence ATGATTCCGTTCATCACCAGCGCCCAACCTGCGTCCGTCGACTCCTCGATTTTGACCGGCGCACCGGGACCATCCGCGCCCTTTCTGATCCATCCCGCCGAGGCCGCGCATGAGTTCGACGCCTACCGGCGGCTGCGCCACCGCGCGTTTGTCAGCGACCAAGGTCTTTTCGCCGGAACGGACCGCGACGACGTCGACGACGATTCCCGTGCCGTCGTGCTGGTGGCGACAACGCCGACCGGCCAGGTCCTGGGCGGCGTGCGCCTGGCGCCGGCCACGGCGGTCGATCTCGGCTGGTGGACCGGCTCCAGGTTGGTGACGGATCCGGTCGCACGGGTCGCGGGTCTGGGGTCGGCGCTGGTGCGCGCCGCATGCGCCTACGCCGAATCGGCCGGCGTGCTGCGGTTCGAGGCCACCGTGCAGCAGCGCTACGCGCCGCTGTTCACCGGGCTCGGATGGCGGACGCTGGGTGAATGCACCGTCGCGCGACGTCCTCATGCATGGATTCGCTGGCCCCTCAACCCAATCCAGCGAATCGCGACGGCAACCAAATCTTTCCTCGGGCCCGCACTTGAGCCGCTGCGCGCCATGCCCGGCGGGCTGGGCCCGCCCGGTTTCATCGGCGACGACGGAACGCCGATCCCCGGCACCGATCTGATCGCCGCATGCGATGCCATTATTCCGGCGATGGTTGAACGCGACCCGGAATGGGCGGGGTGGTGTTCGGTCCTGGCCAACGTGAACGACCTCACCGCGATGGGGGCGACGCCGGTGGGTCTCCTGGACGCGGTGGGTGCACCGACCCGGGGCCTGCTCGATCGGGTGATCGCCGGATTGTCGGCCGCCTCGGCGGCGTGGCAGGTCCCGGTGCTGGGCGGCCACACCCAACTTGGTGTTCCACCGGCCCTGGCGGTCACCGCGCTGGGACGTGCCCCAATCCCGATCCCCGCCGGAGGCGCAAAGCACGGGGACCGGATCCGGCTGACCGTCGATACCTGCGGTCGGTGGCGCCCGGGGTTCCACGGGAGTCAGTGGGATTCGACGAGCGTGCGCAGCAGCGGCGATCTCGTCGCGATGACCCACACCGTCGCGTCGATGCGTCCCAGCGCCGCCAAAGATGTCAGCATGGCTGGCGTGGTCGGAACGCTGGGGATGATGGCAGAGGCCGGCCGATCCGGAGCCGAACTCGAGGTGGCCGCGGTTCCGCGGCCCGCCGGCGCCGACATGGGGGCTTGGCTCACCTGCTTCCCGGGATTCGCGATGCTCACCGCCGGCGTCGCACAGCCGGCGCCAGATCTACCCCATGGCGTAGTCAGCGCCGAGTGTGGTTCGCTAACCGCGACACCGGGAGTGAGGTTGCGGTGGCCGGACGGTGTTGTGACCACGGCGCTGGACTCCCCCGTCACCCGTCTTGGACCGGCTTGA